A region from the Lycium barbarum isolate Lr01 chromosome 8, ASM1917538v2, whole genome shotgun sequence genome encodes:
- the LOC132605723 gene encoding vacuolar protein sorting-associated protein 2 homolog 3, with the protein MNIFSKKPNAKEALRESRRELTHATRGIEKEISALQSEEKKLVAEIKRTAKTGNETATKVLARQLIRLRQQIANLQGSRAQMRGIATHTQAISAQSSVAAGMKGATTAMTAMNKQMAPAKQAKVMQDFQRQSAQLDMSTEMMSDAIDDAIDNDEAEEETEDLTNQVLDEIGVDVASQMSAAPKGKIAGKRTEESSSSGIDELEKRLAALRNP; encoded by the exons ATGAACATCTTCTCCAAGAAACCCAATGCCAAAG AGGCGCTTCGGGAGAGTAGAAGAGAACTGACCCATGCTACGAGAG GTATTGAGAAGGAAATTTCTGCTTTGCAATCAGAG GAGAAAAAACTTGTTGCTGAAATAAAAAGGACCGCGAAAACTGGAAATGAG ACAGCTACAAAAGTTCTAGCACGTCAGTTAATCAGGCTTAGACAGCAAATAGCCAACTTGCAGGGTAGTCGGGCTCAAATGAGAGGTATTGCGACACATACGCAG GCAATATCCGCCCAATCTTCGGTTGCTGCAGGCATGAAAGGAGCCACTACGGCTATGACCGCTATGAATAAG CAAATGGCCCCTGCAAAGCAAGCGAAGGTGATGCAAGATTTCCAGAGGCAATCAGCTCAGTTGGATATGTCG ACTGAAATGATGTCAGACGCCATAGATGATGCTATAGATAATGATGAAGCGGAGGAGGAAACTGAAGATTTGACAAATCAG GTCCTTGATGAAATTGGAGTCGATGTTGCCTCACAG ATGTCGGCGGCTCCCAAGGGCAAAATTGCTGGAAAAAGGACCGAGGAATCAAGCAG TTCGGGGATCGATGAACTGGAGAAGAGATTGGCTGCACTTAGAAATCCTTGA